Proteins from one Telopea speciosissima isolate NSW1024214 ecotype Mountain lineage chromosome 1, Tspe_v1, whole genome shotgun sequence genomic window:
- the LOC122668688 gene encoding phosphoinositide phosphatase SAC8-like isoform X1 translates to MENLVSSGAFKLCEQMVLLEFPDKFVIRSLDSPDEAFSICRSDGNIETQIGDSYSRSQSKVSKIYGVVGTIRLLAGAYILIITSQKKVGTYLGFPVFRVMSMKFLSCNEALRHSTSQQKRDEAYFMTLLRTVESTPGLYYSYGIDLTLNLQRTFKLTEERASKPLWKQADPRFVWNRNLLEELIECKLDPFIIPLVQGSFQNVQFMLKDAPANITLISRRCTWRLGTRMWRRGANLEGDAANFIETEQLLELGGFKSSFLLVRGSIPLLWEQIVDLSYKPRLKIINHEETFKVVERHFHDLTQRYGEVMVVDLTDKHGDEGQLNTAFAAEMQKIPHVRYVYFDFHHHCGNSNLDNVQLLYDQISEDFEKQGYFLIDSEGNVLAEQKGIVRVNCIDCLDRTNVTQSYLARESLNSQLRRMGALSSTECISKFSEFYEKFKTSWVEQGDEISLEYSGTLAMKSDLVRFGRQTVSGLIKDGMTSLSRYYLNNFHDGIRQDAMDLISGHYTVNGSSPSPFQLNGFESFSYLPVASAILFGGLTLTSFTLNQVGRNAQHFVSSVLWAGLTAGVMAVVKANGRQFCSRPRLCGLF, encoded by the exons atggaaaatctcGTCTCTTCAGGGGCATTCAAGCTATGCGAACAGATGGTGTTGCTGGAGTTCCCTGACAAATTTGTGATAAGATCCTTGGATTCTCCCGATGAAGCCTTCTCCATCTGTCGTTCCGATGGCAACATTGAGACGCAAATTG GTGATTCATATTCTCGAAGTCAATCGAAAGTTTCTAAAATTTATGGCGTGGTTGGAACAATACGATTACTTGCAG GAGCATATATACTAATAATTACTTCTCAGAAAAAAGTTGGCACTTATCTTGGTTTCCCCGTTTTCCGAGTTATGTCAATGAAGTTTCTGTCCTGTAACGAGGCTTTGCGGCATTCAACTTCTCAG CAGAAAAGGGATGAGGCTTACTTCATGACTCTGTTGCGAACTGTGGAATCAACTCCAGGCTTGTATTATTCATATGGAATTGATCTGACATTGAA CCTACAAAGAACATTCAAATTAACTGAGGAGAGGGCTAGCAAACCGCTTTGGAAACAG GCTGACCCTCGCTTTGTATGGAACAGAAATTTGTTGGAAGAGCTTATTGAGTGTAAG CTTGATCCATTTATCATTCCTCTGGTGCAAGGAA GCTTTCAGAATGTGCAGTTTATGCTTAAAGATGCTCCAGCAAATATTACTTTGATCTCACGAAGGTGTACTTGGCGTTTAG GAACAAGAATGTGGAGAAGAGGAGCTAACCTTGAAGGAGATGCTGCTAATTTTATTGAGACTGAGCAATTGCTGGAGTTGGGAGGTTTCAAATCCTCATTTTTGCTG GTTCGAGGTTCGATTCCACTTCTTTGGGAGCAAATTGTGGATCTGAGCTATAAGCCACGACTTAAAATAATTAATCATGAAGAAACA ttCAAAGTTGTGGAGCGCCATTTTCATGATCTTACACAACGATATGGAGAAGTCATGGTTGTGGATCTAACTGATAAA CATGGTGATGAAGGTCAATTAAATACGGCGTTTGCTGCTGAGATGCAAAAGATTCCACATGTGAG ATACGTTTATTTTGACTTCCATCACCATTGCGGCAATTCAAACCTTGATAATGTACAGCTTCTCTATGATCAAATCTCTGAAGACTTTGAAAAGCAAGG ATACTTTCTCATCGACTCAGAAGGAAATGTACTAGCTGAGCAGAAAGGAATTGTTAGGGTTAACTGTATTGATTGCCTGGATCGAACCAATGTTACCCAG AGTTACCTGGCTCGAGAATCATTAAACTCACAGCTGCGGAGGATGGGTGCACTTTCTTCCACTGAGTGCATATCCAAGTTCAGTGAATTTTATGAAAAATTCAAGACAT CATGGGTTGAACAAGGAGACGAGATAAGCCTGGAGTATTCTGGGACACTTGCCATGAAGAGTGACCTCGTGAG ATTTGGAAGGCAGACTGTGTCTGGGCTTATTAAAGATGGGATGACTTCTCTGTCCCGATATTACTTGAATAACTTCCATGATGGCATCCGACAG GATGCGATGGATCTTATTAGCGGCCACTACACTGTAAATGGATCTAGTCCCTCCCCATTCCAGCTGAATGGATTTGAATCATTCTCG TATCTCCCAGTTGCATCGGCTATATTATTTGGGGGTCTTACACTGACATCATTCACCCTTAATCAAG TCGGGCGAAATGCACAGCATTTTGTATCTTCTGTACTTTGGGCTGGTTTGACGGCTGGTGTGATGGCTGTGGTAAAAGCTAATGGAAGGCAATTCTGCTCCAGGCCTCGGTTGTGTGGgcttttttaa
- the LOC122668688 gene encoding phosphoinositide phosphatase SAC8-like isoform X2: MENLVSSGAFKLCEQMVLLEFPDKFVIRSLDSPDEAFSICRSDGNIETQIGDSYSRSQSKVSKIYGVVGTIRLLAGAYILIITSQKKVGTYLGFPVFRVMSMKFLSCNEALRHSTSQQKRDEAYFMTLLRTVESTPGLYYSYGIDLTLNLQRTFKLTEERASKPLWKQADPRFVWNRNLLEELIECKLDPFIIPLVQGSFQNVQFMLKDAPANITLISRRCTWRLGTRMWRRGANLEGDAANFIETEQLLELGGFKSSFLLVRGSIPLLWEQIVDLSYKPRLKIINHEETFKVVERHFHDLTQRYGEVMVVDLTDKHGDEGQLNTAFAAEMQKIPHVRYVYFDFHHHCGNSNLDNVQLLYDQISEDFEKQGYFLIDSEGNVLAEQKGIVRVNCIDCLDRTNVTQST, encoded by the exons atggaaaatctcGTCTCTTCAGGGGCATTCAAGCTATGCGAACAGATGGTGTTGCTGGAGTTCCCTGACAAATTTGTGATAAGATCCTTGGATTCTCCCGATGAAGCCTTCTCCATCTGTCGTTCCGATGGCAACATTGAGACGCAAATTG GTGATTCATATTCTCGAAGTCAATCGAAAGTTTCTAAAATTTATGGCGTGGTTGGAACAATACGATTACTTGCAG GAGCATATATACTAATAATTACTTCTCAGAAAAAAGTTGGCACTTATCTTGGTTTCCCCGTTTTCCGAGTTATGTCAATGAAGTTTCTGTCCTGTAACGAGGCTTTGCGGCATTCAACTTCTCAG CAGAAAAGGGATGAGGCTTACTTCATGACTCTGTTGCGAACTGTGGAATCAACTCCAGGCTTGTATTATTCATATGGAATTGATCTGACATTGAA CCTACAAAGAACATTCAAATTAACTGAGGAGAGGGCTAGCAAACCGCTTTGGAAACAG GCTGACCCTCGCTTTGTATGGAACAGAAATTTGTTGGAAGAGCTTATTGAGTGTAAG CTTGATCCATTTATCATTCCTCTGGTGCAAGGAA GCTTTCAGAATGTGCAGTTTATGCTTAAAGATGCTCCAGCAAATATTACTTTGATCTCACGAAGGTGTACTTGGCGTTTAG GAACAAGAATGTGGAGAAGAGGAGCTAACCTTGAAGGAGATGCTGCTAATTTTATTGAGACTGAGCAATTGCTGGAGTTGGGAGGTTTCAAATCCTCATTTTTGCTG GTTCGAGGTTCGATTCCACTTCTTTGGGAGCAAATTGTGGATCTGAGCTATAAGCCACGACTTAAAATAATTAATCATGAAGAAACA ttCAAAGTTGTGGAGCGCCATTTTCATGATCTTACACAACGATATGGAGAAGTCATGGTTGTGGATCTAACTGATAAA CATGGTGATGAAGGTCAATTAAATACGGCGTTTGCTGCTGAGATGCAAAAGATTCCACATGTGAG ATACGTTTATTTTGACTTCCATCACCATTGCGGCAATTCAAACCTTGATAATGTACAGCTTCTCTATGATCAAATCTCTGAAGACTTTGAAAAGCAAGG ATACTTTCTCATCGACTCAGAAGGAAATGTACTAGCTGAGCAGAAAGGAATTGTTAGGGTTAACTGTATTGATTGCCTGGATCGAACCAATGTTACCCAG TCTACCTGA